The Microlunatus antarcticus genome window below encodes:
- a CDS encoding sugar nucleotide-binding protein, translating to MSPADAPGLPTGTVSATEIPGLLVVELAVRGDNRGWFKESWQRTKMVADGLPDFGPVQNNVSFNTATGVTRGIHAEPWDKYVTVASGRVFGAWVDLRPGPTFGVAVTLEVGPDRAVFVPRGVGNAFQTLEDATAYSYLVNDHWSAAAKDSYTFLNLADETVDIAWPIPLADAELSDADRHHPRLAQVTPMPPRPMLVVGAHGQLGRALTAAFPGAVAVGRDVLDLADPASVAAFDLAPYGVVVNAAAYTAVDAAETPDGRTSAWATNVTGLAALVEKVRRSRATLVHVSSDYVFDGTRELHPEDEPLSPLGVYGQTKAAGDGLVATLPRHLLLRTSWVVGEGRNFVTTMAGLADRGVSPSVVDDQHGRLTFTSELVRAVRHLLDTNAPSGTYNVTNAGPVQTWADIARAVFVLRGRDPEDVTPVSTEAYGAGKQLAPRPRHSALDLARLEATGFVPEDASAALRRYVAG from the coding sequence GTGAGCCCGGCCGACGCGCCGGGGCTGCCCACGGGCACCGTCTCGGCGACGGAGATCCCCGGGCTGCTCGTGGTCGAGCTCGCCGTGCGCGGCGACAACCGCGGGTGGTTCAAGGAGAGCTGGCAGCGGACGAAGATGGTGGCCGACGGCCTGCCCGACTTCGGTCCGGTGCAGAACAACGTCTCGTTCAACACGGCCACCGGCGTCACCCGTGGCATCCACGCCGAGCCCTGGGACAAGTACGTCACCGTGGCCAGCGGGCGGGTCTTCGGGGCCTGGGTCGACCTGCGTCCCGGCCCGACCTTCGGCGTCGCCGTGACCCTCGAGGTCGGTCCCGACCGGGCCGTCTTCGTGCCGCGCGGCGTGGGCAACGCGTTCCAGACGCTGGAGGACGCGACGGCGTACTCGTACCTGGTGAACGACCACTGGAGCGCGGCGGCGAAGGACTCGTACACGTTCCTCAACCTGGCCGACGAGACGGTCGACATCGCGTGGCCGATCCCGCTGGCCGACGCCGAGCTGTCCGACGCCGACCGGCACCACCCGCGCCTGGCCCAGGTGACGCCCATGCCGCCGCGGCCGATGCTGGTCGTCGGCGCCCACGGCCAGCTCGGCCGGGCGCTGACGGCCGCGTTCCCGGGGGCCGTGGCCGTGGGCCGCGACGTCCTCGACCTCGCGGACCCGGCCTCGGTGGCCGCCTTCGACCTCGCGCCGTACGGGGTCGTCGTCAACGCGGCGGCGTACACCGCCGTCGACGCGGCCGAGACGCCCGACGGCCGGACCTCGGCGTGGGCGACGAACGTGACCGGTCTCGCCGCGCTCGTCGAGAAGGTCCGCCGGAGCCGCGCGACGCTCGTGCACGTCAGCTCCGACTACGTCTTCGACGGCACCCGGGAGCTCCACCCCGAGGACGAGCCGCTGTCGCCGCTCGGCGTCTACGGCCAGACCAAGGCCGCGGGCGACGGGCTCGTGGCGACGCTGCCGCGTCACCTGCTGCTGCGGACGAGCTGGGTGGTGGGCGAGGGGCGCAACTTCGTCACCACGATGGCCGGCCTCGCCGACCGCGGCGTCTCGCCGTCGGTCGTCGACGACCAGCACGGGCGCCTGACCTTCACCTCCGAGCTGGTCCGGGCGGTCCGGCACCTGCTGGACACGAACGCCCCCTCGGGGACGTACAACGTCACGAACGCCGGGCCCGTGCAGACGTGGGCCGACATCGCCCGCGCCGTGTTCGTGCTCCGCGGGCGGGACCCCGAGGACGTGACGCCGGTGTCGACCGAGGCCTACGGGGCGGGGAAGCAGCTCGCGCCCCGGCCCCGCCACAGCGCCCTCGACCTCGCACGGCTGGAGGCCACGGGCTTCGTGCCGGAGGACGCCTCGGCCGCCCTGCGCCGCTACGTCGCCGGGTAG
- a CDS encoding ferrochelatase — protein MPDPAASPATAPYDALLLVSFGGPEQPADVMPFLENVTRGRGIPRERLADVAHHYDDFGGRSPINDQCRELLAALRAELDAREIDLPLYWGNRNWDPFLGPEVERLAAGGHRRVVAVLTSAYPSYSSCRQYRENLFDAFDPHAAAGVTVDKIRHYSDHPGFVAASVDATDAALNELGDLADDARLVFMTHSIPTAMATTSGPTPRSADGGYVDWHLAVAAAVTRGVEQRRGRSYAFDLAFCSRSGPPSQPWLEPDVNDHLAELKQAGVGAVVLVPIGFVSDHMEVIYDLDTEAVETARELGLPLARAATAGTHPAFVGALVDLVLERAAAARGEEPERPVVEGGAVGWYDCQPDCCTNLRDPTRRALCQQVPQPA, from the coding sequence GTGCCCGACCCTGCCGCATCCCCGGCCACCGCCCCGTACGACGCGCTGCTGCTGGTCTCGTTCGGTGGTCCCGAGCAGCCCGCCGACGTCATGCCCTTCCTCGAGAACGTGACCCGCGGCCGCGGGATCCCGCGCGAGCGCCTCGCCGACGTGGCCCACCACTACGACGACTTCGGCGGCCGCAGCCCGATCAACGACCAGTGCCGCGAGCTGCTCGCCGCGCTGCGGGCCGAGCTCGACGCCCGCGAGATCGACCTGCCGCTCTACTGGGGCAACCGCAACTGGGACCCGTTCCTGGGTCCCGAGGTCGAGCGCCTGGCCGCCGGCGGGCACCGCCGCGTGGTCGCCGTGCTGACCAGCGCGTACCCGTCGTACTCGTCGTGCCGGCAGTACCGGGAGAACCTCTTCGACGCGTTCGACCCGCACGCCGCCGCCGGCGTCACGGTCGACAAGATCCGGCACTACTCCGACCACCCGGGCTTCGTCGCCGCCTCGGTCGACGCGACCGACGCCGCGCTCAACGAGCTCGGCGACCTGGCCGACGACGCCCGCCTCGTCTTCATGACCCACTCCATCCCGACCGCGATGGCGACCACCTCCGGGCCAACCCCGCGCAGCGCCGACGGCGGCTACGTCGACTGGCACCTCGCCGTGGCGGCGGCGGTCACCCGCGGCGTCGAGCAGCGACGGGGCCGCTCGTACGCCTTCGACCTCGCCTTCTGCTCCCGCTCCGGCCCGCCCAGCCAGCCGTGGCTGGAGCCCGACGTCAACGACCACCTGGCCGAGCTGAAGCAGGCCGGCGTCGGCGCGGTCGTGCTCGTCCCCATCGGCTTCGTGTCCGACCACATGGAGGTCATCTACGACCTCGACACCGAGGCGGTGGAGACCGCGCGCGAGCTCGGGCTGCCGCTCGCCCGGGCCGCGACGGCCGGCACGCACCCCGCCTTCGTGGGCGCGCTGGTCGACCTGGTGCTCGAGCGCGCGGCCGCGGCCCGCGGCGAGGAGCCGGAGCGGCCGGTCGTCGAGGGCGGGGCGGTGGGCTGGTACGACTGCCAGCCGGACTGCTGCACCAACCTGCGCGACCCCACGCGCAGGGCGCTCTGCCAGCAGGTTCCGCAGCCCGCCTGA
- a CDS encoding DUF4193 domain-containing protein has translation MATDYDAPRKTEEELNEDSIEELKTRRNDKNSGKVDEDETEAAEAFELPGADLSHEELTVRVLPRQSDEFTCAGCFLVRHRSQIAEERKNGDAYCFDCAG, from the coding sequence ATGGCGACCGACTACGACGCCCCGCGCAAGACCGAGGAAGAGCTCAACGAAGACAGCATCGAGGAGCTGAAGACCCGCCGGAACGACAAGAACTCCGGCAAGGTCGACGAGGACGAGACAGAGGCGGCCGAGGCCTTCGAGCTGCCCGGTGCCGACCTGTCCCACGAGGAGCTGACGGTGCGGGTCCTCCCGCGCCAGTCCGACGAGTTCACGTGTGCCGGGTGCTTCCTGGTCCGGCACCGCAGCCAGATCGCCGAGGAGCGCAAGAACGGCGACGCCTACTGCTTCGACTGCGCCGGATAG
- the rfbB gene encoding dTDP-glucose 4,6-dehydratase has protein sequence MSALLVTGGAGFIGSNFVRHVLDRTDHSVTVLDLLTYAGNRASLDGLPPERFSLVVGDIRDAATVDPLVAGADAVVHFAAESHNDNSLRDPSPFLTTNIMGTYTLLEAVRKHGTRYHHISTDEVYGDLELDDPERFTERTPYNPSSPYSATKAGSDLLVRAWVRSFGVRATISNCSNNYGPYQHVEKFIPRQITNVLDGTRPKLYGAGTNVRDWIHADDHSSAVLTILDAGVIGETYLVGADGERDNRQVVETILGLMGQPTDAYDLVTDRAGHDLRYAIDSTRLRTELGWSPTYGDFTAGLEATVGWYRENEAWWRPQKARTEAQYAAQGQ, from the coding sequence GTGTCTGCACTGCTCGTCACCGGCGGGGCGGGGTTCATCGGCTCGAACTTCGTCCGCCACGTCCTCGACCGCACCGATCACTCGGTGACCGTCCTCGACCTCCTCACCTACGCCGGGAACCGGGCGTCCCTCGACGGGCTCCCGCCCGAGCGGTTCTCGCTGGTGGTGGGGGACATCCGTGACGCCGCGACCGTCGACCCGCTGGTGGCCGGGGCCGACGCGGTGGTGCACTTCGCGGCCGAGTCGCACAACGACAACTCGCTCCGCGACCCCTCGCCGTTCCTGACGACCAACATCATGGGCACCTACACGCTGCTCGAGGCGGTCCGGAAGCACGGCACGCGCTACCACCACATCTCGACCGACGAGGTGTACGGCGACCTCGAGCTCGACGACCCGGAGCGCTTCACCGAGCGCACGCCGTACAACCCGTCGAGCCCCTACTCCGCGACCAAGGCCGGCTCCGACCTCCTGGTGCGCGCCTGGGTCCGCTCGTTCGGCGTGCGGGCGACGATCAGCAACTGCTCGAACAACTACGGGCCCTACCAGCACGTGGAGAAGTTCATCCCGCGCCAGATCACGAACGTCCTCGACGGCACCCGCCCCAAGCTCTACGGCGCGGGCACGAACGTGCGCGACTGGATCCACGCCGACGACCACAGCTCGGCGGTGCTCACCATCCTGGACGCCGGCGTGATCGGCGAGACCTACCTCGTCGGCGCGGACGGCGAGCGGGACAACCGCCAGGTCGTGGAGACGATCCTCGGCCTGATGGGGCAGCCGACGGACGCGTACGACCTGGTCACCGACCGGGCCGGGCACGACCTGCGCTACGCCATCGACTCCACCCGGCTGCGGACCGAGCTGGGCTGGTCGCCGACGTACGGCGACTTCACCGCCGGCCTGGAGGCCACCGTCGGCTGGTACCGGGAGAACGAGGCCTGGTGGCGGCCGCAGAAGGCCCGCACGGAGGCGCAGTACGCGGCGCAGGGCCAGTGA
- a CDS encoding DUF3710 domain-containing protein — protein sequence MIFGRKKKARSGEDETEVESVEAETTEDEVEREDAVDGDAPEPSDDDATETSVADGLDTEALDATEWRTDGPFEVAELAGTDDDLSDDQPRIDLGSIIVTPVPGSELRLQVNETQDIVSAMLVLPVTAPATNGAQPEVVGSSALELSAYAAPRSGGLWAELRDEISEAAAEVGGSAELAAGPFGVELRRLLPVTTPDGEQGYQPSRMWVAEGPRWLLRGIVYGQAAIESDEDDPAVAAVLAAFREVVVRRGDEAMAPGDLLPMSMPADLQPAE from the coding sequence GTGATCTTCGGGCGCAAGAAGAAGGCCCGGTCGGGCGAGGACGAGACCGAGGTGGAGTCCGTCGAGGCGGAGACCACCGAGGACGAGGTCGAGCGCGAGGACGCGGTCGACGGCGACGCCCCCGAGCCCAGCGACGACGACGCGACGGAGACGTCGGTCGCGGACGGCCTCGACACGGAGGCGCTGGACGCGACCGAGTGGCGGACCGACGGCCCCTTCGAGGTCGCCGAGCTGGCCGGCACGGACGACGACCTCAGCGACGACCAGCCGCGCATCGACCTCGGCAGCATCATCGTGACCCCGGTGCCCGGCTCGGAGCTGCGGCTGCAGGTCAACGAGACCCAGGACATCGTCTCGGCGATGCTCGTGCTGCCGGTGACGGCGCCCGCGACGAACGGCGCGCAGCCCGAGGTCGTCGGCAGCTCCGCGCTGGAGCTGAGCGCGTACGCCGCTCCCCGCAGCGGAGGCCTGTGGGCCGAGCTGCGCGACGAGATCTCCGAGGCCGCGGCCGAGGTGGGCGGGTCGGCCGAGCTGGCCGCCGGACCGTTCGGCGTCGAGCTGCGCCGGCTGCTCCCCGTGACCACGCCCGACGGCGAGCAGGGCTACCAGCCCTCGCGCATGTGGGTGGCCGAGGGGCCGCGCTGGCTCCTGCGCGGCATCGTCTACGGCCAGGCCGCCATCGAGAGCGACGAGGACGACCCGGCCGTGGCTGCCGTGCTGGCCGCGTTCCGCGAGGTCGTCGTCCGCCGGGGCGACGAGGCCATGGCGCCCGGCGACCTGCTGCCGATGTCCATGCCCGCGGACCTGCAGCCCGCCGAGTGA
- a CDS encoding OB-fold nucleic acid binding domain-containing protein — protein MGKENVLQRALRRLATSNAELESEDLQRNVRQEGAVPIGTCQDREQVCLTGTVSAITLSPRAGHPALEVELRDGSGGVTLVWLGRRQIPGIDAGRTLKIQGRISCHEGRRLVYNPRYELLPTPTAS, from the coding sequence ATGGGTAAGGAGAACGTGCTGCAGCGGGCGCTGCGACGTCTGGCGACGTCCAACGCCGAGCTCGAGTCCGAGGACCTGCAGCGCAACGTCCGTCAGGAGGGCGCCGTCCCCATCGGCACCTGCCAGGACCGCGAGCAGGTGTGCCTCACCGGGACGGTCTCCGCGATCACGCTGAGCCCCCGCGCCGGTCACCCGGCGCTCGAGGTCGAGCTGCGCGACGGCTCGGGCGGCGTGACCCTGGTCTGGCTCGGCCGGCGGCAGATCCCGGGCATCGACGCGGGCCGCACGCTCAAGATCCAGGGTCGGATCAGCTGCCACGAGGGTCGCCGGCTGGTCTACAACCCGCGGTACGAGCTGCTCCCGACGCCGACCGCTTCGTGA
- the dut gene encoding dUTP diphosphatase translates to MGVEVEVALVRLDPDLPVPAYAHPDDAGADLHSAEDLVLGPGERRLVRTGVALALPEGHAGFVHPRSGLAHRHGLTVVNAPGTVDAGYRGEVCVNLLNTDARVPVSIARGDRIAQLVVQRVSHARFVVTDVLPGSARGTGGHGSTGG, encoded by the coding sequence ATCGGGGTCGAGGTCGAGGTCGCGCTGGTGCGGCTCGACCCGGACCTGCCCGTCCCCGCGTACGCGCACCCCGACGACGCCGGGGCCGACCTGCACAGCGCCGAGGACCTCGTGCTCGGCCCGGGGGAGCGGCGTCTGGTCCGGACGGGCGTCGCGCTCGCGCTGCCCGAAGGCCACGCGGGCTTCGTCCACCCCCGCTCGGGCCTCGCCCACCGGCACGGCCTGACGGTCGTCAACGCGCCCGGCACGGTCGACGCCGGCTACCGCGGCGAGGTCTGCGTCAACCTGCTCAACACCGACGCCCGGGTGCCGGTCTCCATCGCGCGCGGCGACCGCATCGCCCAGCTCGTGGTCCAGCGGGTCTCGCACGCGCGGTTCGTGGTGACGGACGTGCTGCCCGGATCCGCCCGGGGCACCGGCGGCCACGGCTCCACCGGGGGCTGA
- the rfbA gene encoding glucose-1-phosphate thymidylyltransferase RfbA, giving the protein MRGIILAGGSGTRLHPVTLGISKQLVPVYDKPMIYYPLSTLIFAGIRDVLVITTPHDRPGFERLLGDGSLFGISISYATQVTPDGLAQAFVIGADFIGEEKVALVLGDNIFYGAGLGTQLQRFVDVDGGAVFAYWVAEPSAYGVVEFDADGRAVSLEEKPVKPRSHYAVPGLYFYDNDVVEIARGLKPSPRGEYEITDVNRTYLDAGRLSVGILPRGTAWLDTGTFDSLNDAGNFVRTLESRQGLKVGSPEEAAWRQGFLSDAELADRANALAKSGYGMYLLDLLERTQEPLGAHG; this is encoded by the coding sequence ATGCGCGGCATCATCCTGGCCGGGGGGTCGGGCACCCGGCTGCACCCCGTGACCCTGGGCATCAGCAAGCAGCTCGTCCCCGTCTACGACAAGCCGATGATCTACTACCCGCTCTCGACGTTGATCTTCGCCGGGATCCGCGACGTGCTGGTCATCACGACGCCGCACGACCGGCCGGGCTTCGAGCGACTCCTGGGTGACGGCTCGCTCTTCGGGATCTCGATCTCGTACGCCACCCAGGTCACGCCCGACGGGCTGGCGCAGGCCTTCGTGATCGGCGCCGACTTCATCGGCGAGGAGAAGGTCGCGCTCGTGCTCGGCGACAACATCTTCTACGGCGCCGGGCTGGGCACCCAGCTGCAGCGGTTCGTCGACGTCGACGGCGGCGCGGTGTTCGCCTACTGGGTGGCCGAGCCGTCGGCGTACGGGGTGGTCGAGTTCGACGCGGACGGGCGCGCGGTCTCGCTGGAGGAGAAGCCGGTCAAGCCGCGGTCGCACTACGCGGTCCCCGGGCTCTACTTCTACGACAACGACGTGGTCGAGATCGCCCGCGGGCTGAAGCCGTCGCCGCGCGGCGAGTACGAGATCACCGACGTCAACCGCACCTACCTCGACGCGGGCCGGCTGAGCGTGGGGATCCTGCCCCGCGGCACCGCGTGGCTCGACACCGGCACGTTCGACTCGCTGAACGACGCCGGCAACTTCGTGCGCACCCTGGAGTCGCGGCAGGGCCTCAAGGTCGGCTCGCCCGAGGAGGCGGCCTGGCGGCAGGGGTTCCTGAGCGACGCCGAGCTCGCCGACCGCGCGAACGCCCTGGCCAAGTCCGGCTACGGGATGTACCTGCTCGACCTGCTCGAGCGCACCCAGGAACCGCTCGGCGCGCACGGCTGA
- a CDS encoding DUF3558 family protein encodes MLRRTLLPALALAALALSGCGASGDSSAAPASSAPAASAPASSAAAPSSAASTPEAFPSATSAAAEVKDPCKVLSASDVSKTTGVKVKKGTTSTVATSKLCSWLPEDGTTSDAAVFTAQEGPLPGPLSQVEGQLKTQFNGKVTTIKVAGADDARYVTGKKDKLNVIDVLAKKDDVFFQVLVASPRDADQHKDATIELAEALLKG; translated from the coding sequence ATGCTGCGCAGGACCCTGCTTCCCGCCCTCGCCCTCGCCGCCCTGGCCCTGAGCGGCTGCGGCGCCTCCGGCGACTCCTCCGCCGCGCCCGCCTCCTCGGCCCCCGCGGCCAGTGCGCCGGCGAGCAGCGCCGCGGCCCCGTCGTCGGCCGCGAGCACGCCGGAGGCCTTCCCCAGCGCGACCTCGGCCGCGGCCGAGGTCAAGGACCCCTGCAAGGTGCTGAGCGCCAGCGACGTCTCGAAGACGACCGGGGTGAAGGTGAAGAAGGGCACGACGTCGACCGTCGCGACGTCCAAGCTCTGCTCCTGGCTGCCCGAGGACGGCACCACCAGCGACGCGGCCGTCTTCACCGCCCAGGAGGGGCCGCTGCCCGGTCCGCTGAGCCAGGTCGAGGGCCAGCTGAAGACGCAGTTCAACGGCAAGGTCACCACCATCAAGGTGGCGGGCGCCGACGACGCGCGCTACGTCACGGGCAAGAAGGACAAGCTCAACGTGATCGACGTCCTGGCCAAGAAGGACGACGTGTTCTTCCAGGTCCTGGTGGCGTCGCCGCGCGACGCCGACCAGCACAAGGACGCCACCATCGAGCTCGCCGAGGCGCTGCTGAAGGGCTGA
- a CDS encoding vWA domain-containing protein yields the protein MSAERYEPRDPHGRFRYGPWRGGPDPLAAPYDVRAAIDKIGADVLSAGNVRDSLRELLREGLDGRGGLDRLADKIRRLRNAARKRGDLGGTLDQVRAALDQALAAEREALAEDEGDDARFAEMELDTLPDDVAGAVRGLDSYDWQSPEAKQTYEQIKQMLQREVLDAQFAGMKQALESPDPEAMARVKDMLADLNQLLAQHARSEDTTDAFRDFMDKHGEFFPEEPENVEELIDALARRQAAAQRMMNSLSPEQREQLGQLMSDALADADLASEMAQLGDNLRSLRPGLDRGSDAGMRPGGESLGYSDAVEAVAEIADLEALEAQLSQSGYGSTLDDVDVDLLEQRLGHEAVRDFQALRDLERELEEQGYLSRGDDGMRLTPRAVRRLGQTALKRVFDQLAASGNGDHADHRTGAADEPTGLTRPWVFGDELPIDASRTVSNALRRRALNPSTGSGNGRGSGGGMLLDVEDFEVTETERRTTAAVALCVDLSYSMVQDGRWGPMKQTALALSHLIETKFRQDALQVIGFNRYARTLSAVQLAEAEPDYVQGTNLQHALLLATRHLRRHPDAEPVVLIVTDGEPTAHLTGDGGARFQWPSTPETIRATVAQVDELARYGATLNTFMLGDDPGLARFVDAIARRAGGRVFTPDIGRLGEYVVSDYLQARRGRR from the coding sequence CGGGAACGTGCGCGACTCGCTGCGCGAGCTGCTGCGCGAGGGCCTCGACGGGCGGGGCGGCCTGGACCGGCTGGCGGACAAGATCCGCCGCCTCCGGAACGCGGCCCGCAAGCGTGGCGACCTGGGCGGGACGCTGGACCAGGTCCGCGCGGCGCTCGACCAGGCGCTCGCGGCCGAGCGGGAGGCGCTGGCCGAGGACGAGGGCGACGACGCCCGCTTCGCCGAGATGGAGCTCGACACCCTGCCCGACGACGTGGCCGGCGCTGTCCGCGGCCTCGACAGCTACGACTGGCAGTCGCCCGAGGCGAAGCAGACGTACGAGCAGATCAAGCAGATGCTCCAGCGCGAGGTGCTGGACGCCCAGTTCGCAGGGATGAAGCAGGCCCTCGAGAGCCCGGACCCGGAGGCCATGGCCCGGGTCAAGGACATGCTGGCCGACCTCAACCAGCTGCTGGCCCAGCACGCCCGCAGCGAGGACACGACCGACGCGTTCCGTGACTTCATGGACAAGCACGGCGAGTTCTTCCCCGAGGAGCCCGAGAACGTCGAGGAGCTCATCGACGCGCTCGCCCGGCGCCAGGCCGCCGCCCAGCGGATGATGAACTCGCTCAGCCCCGAGCAGCGCGAGCAGCTCGGCCAGCTGATGTCCGACGCCCTGGCCGACGCCGACCTCGCGTCGGAGATGGCGCAGCTCGGCGACAACCTGCGCTCGCTGCGCCCCGGTCTCGACCGCGGCTCGGACGCCGGGATGCGCCCGGGCGGGGAGAGCCTCGGCTACTCCGACGCCGTCGAGGCGGTCGCCGAGATCGCCGACCTCGAGGCGCTCGAGGCGCAGCTGTCGCAGTCCGGCTACGGCTCGACGCTGGACGACGTGGACGTCGACCTGCTGGAGCAGCGGCTCGGCCACGAGGCGGTGCGCGACTTCCAGGCCCTGCGCGACCTGGAGCGCGAGCTCGAGGAGCAGGGCTACCTGAGCCGCGGCGACGACGGGATGCGCCTGACGCCGCGCGCCGTCCGCCGGCTCGGCCAGACCGCGCTCAAGCGGGTGTTCGACCAGCTCGCCGCGAGCGGGAACGGCGACCACGCCGACCACCGCACCGGCGCCGCGGACGAGCCGACCGGGCTGACCCGGCCCTGGGTGTTCGGCGACGAGCTGCCCATCGACGCCAGCCGTACGGTGTCGAACGCGCTGCGCCGACGGGCGCTCAACCCTTCGACAGGCTCAGGAAACGGACGCGGCTCGGGCGGCGGGATGCTGCTCGACGTCGAGGACTTCGAGGTCACCGAGACCGAGCGGCGGACGACCGCCGCGGTGGCGCTCTGCGTCGACCTCTCGTACTCGATGGTCCAGGACGGGCGCTGGGGGCCGATGAAGCAGACGGCCCTCGCGCTCAGCCACCTGATCGAGACCAAGTTCCGCCAGGACGCGCTGCAGGTCATCGGCTTCAACCGCTACGCGCGCACGCTGTCGGCCGTCCAGCTCGCCGAGGCGGAGCCGGACTACGTCCAGGGCACCAACCTGCAGCACGCGCTGCTGCTGGCCACCCGCCACCTGCGCCGCCACCCCGACGCGGAGCCGGTCGTGCTGATCGTGACCGACGGCGAGCCGACCGCGCACCTCACCGGCGACGGCGGGGCGCGGTTCCAGTGGCCGAGCACGCCCGAGACGATCCGGGCCACCGTCGCGCAGGTCGACGAGCTCGCCCGCTACGGCGCGACGCTCAACACCTTCATGCTCGGCGACGACCCCGGCCTGGCCCGGTTCGTCGACGCGATCGCGCGGCGGGCCGGCGGGCGGGTGTTCACCCCCGACATCGGTCGGCTGGGGGAGTACGTGGTGAGCGACTACCTCCAGGCCCGGCGCGGCCGCCGCTGA
- a CDS encoding MFS transporter, whose protein sequence is MHRESRFAAYATVLGDPAARAFSLTGFVARLPQSMTGIGIVLLVSLTSGSFGRAGIVAAAVTVAGAVAAPLWGRVMDRAGQARVLVGTALGYAAGVSLVVVSVDRRWPLALTLAGALVAGLCFTPTGSSVRARWTHRLRDSPLLDTAFAIEAVIDELTFVVGPVLVTFLATTVDPAAGLVVCAVVGVLGSLLLAVQRSTEPPRRPRLHAADHTTRLPVRLLVMVVLASWACGGVFGSMEVVVVAFARERDVLGASGLLLMCWAAGSLVAGFLAGLVAWRRAPLVRYRIGAAVLAVTLLPMPFVGPAWLLAVLLTVSGFAIAPTLIASVSVVQTSVPPVRLTEALGWTGTGMSAGVATGAALGGMSVDNMASMGGFFLVATFGVLLVVGALLIRTRAPVAPELLESASYPAT, encoded by the coding sequence GTGCATCGGGAGTCACGGTTCGCGGCGTACGCGACGGTCCTCGGCGACCCCGCGGCGCGGGCGTTCAGCCTCACCGGGTTCGTGGCCCGCCTGCCCCAGTCGATGACGGGCATCGGCATCGTGCTGCTCGTCTCGCTGACCAGCGGCTCGTTCGGCCGGGCCGGCATCGTGGCCGCCGCCGTCACGGTCGCCGGCGCCGTCGCCGCACCCCTGTGGGGGCGCGTCATGGACCGCGCCGGTCAGGCGCGGGTCCTCGTGGGGACCGCGCTGGGCTACGCCGCCGGCGTCTCGCTGGTGGTGGTCTCGGTGGACCGTCGCTGGCCGCTGGCCCTGACGCTCGCCGGCGCACTGGTCGCCGGGTTGTGCTTCACCCCGACCGGGAGCTCGGTGCGGGCCCGCTGGACCCACCGGCTGCGCGACTCGCCGCTGCTCGACACCGCCTTCGCCATCGAGGCCGTCATCGACGAGCTCACCTTCGTCGTGGGGCCCGTGCTGGTGACGTTCCTGGCGACCACGGTCGACCCCGCTGCCGGCCTCGTGGTCTGCGCGGTCGTCGGGGTGCTGGGGTCGCTCCTCCTGGCCGTCCAGCGGTCGACGGAGCCGCCGCGGCGGCCCCGGCTGCACGCGGCCGACCACACGACCCGGCTGCCGGTCCGCCTGCTCGTCATGGTGGTGCTCGCGTCCTGGGCCTGCGGCGGCGTCTTCGGCAGCATGGAGGTCGTCGTGGTCGCGTTCGCCCGCGAGCGCGACGTCCTCGGCGCCTCCGGCCTGCTCCTCATGTGCTGGGCCGCCGGCTCCCTCGTGGCCGGCTTCCTCGCCGGCCTGGTCGCCTGGCGTCGCGCTCCGCTCGTCCGCTACCGGATCGGCGCCGCCGTGCTGGCCGTCACGCTGCTCCCGATGCCCTTCGTCGGCCCGGCCTGGCTGCTCGCCGTGCTGCTGACGGTCAGCGGCTTCGCCATCGCCCCCACCCTGATCGCCTCGGTCAGTGTCGTCCAGACGTCCGTGCCGCCCGTACGGCTCACCGAGGCCCTGGGATGGACCGGCACCGGCATGTCGGCCGGCGTCGCCACCGGGGCCGCGCTGGGCGGCATGTCGGTCGACAACATGGCCTCGATGGGCGGCTTCTTCCTGGTCGCGACCTTCGGCGTCCTGCTGGTCGTCGGCGCCCTGCTCATCCGGACGCGGGCACCGGTCGCCCCGGAGCTGCTGGAGAGCGCGTCCTACCCGGCGACGTAG
- a CDS encoding DUF3093 domain-containing protein, whose translation MRFRERVRVPPSWWVLAVLFAATLAVAFGFYLGRGFALAVGLPAFVFVGLGFLAASYVIEVDETELRVGRAVIGRDWVGAVVPLDVAATRTRTETGADARAHLVLRPWVSTTVEIALDDPADPVPYWLVATRRPGALAAALGWVPDPDAKPQGSRRG comes from the coding sequence GTGCGTTTCCGCGAGCGGGTCCGGGTCCCGCCGAGCTGGTGGGTGCTGGCCGTGCTGTTCGCGGCGACGCTCGCCGTCGCCTTCGGCTTCTACCTCGGCCGCGGGTTCGCCCTGGCCGTCGGCCTGCCCGCGTTCGTGTTCGTCGGGCTGGGCTTCCTGGCCGCCTCGTACGTCATCGAGGTCGACGAGACCGAGCTCCGCGTCGGCCGGGCCGTGATCGGGCGCGACTGGGTCGGCGCGGTCGTCCCGCTGGACGTCGCCGCCACCCGTACCCGGACCGAGACCGGCGCCGACGCCCGCGCCCACCTCGTGCTGCGCCCCTGGGTGTCGACCACGGTGGAGATCGCCCTCGACGACCCGGCCGACCCCGTCCCGTACTGGCTCGTGGCCACCCGTCGGCCCGGTGCGCTCGCCGCGGCGCTGGGCTGGGTGCCCGATCCCGACGCGAAGCCGCAGGGCTCGCGCCGTGGCTGA